In Euwallacea fornicatus isolate EFF26 chromosome 36, ASM4011564v1, whole genome shotgun sequence, a genomic segment contains:
- the LOC136348971 gene encoding cuticle protein 16.5-like, which yields MAFKLIVFTTILAFANAGFLHQPAALSYSAPAITSYAAPAITSYAAPAVAAYSSPAVVSKSVSSTYQSHPTQIATSYAAAAPIVSKSIVAPAPAFVSTYSAPAPVLAKTYAAPVATYAAAAPVVASYSAPSVSKSVISTYTTHSAPSVVSAYSAPILAKASPIVSSYSAPAVAYSSPAVAAYSTPFVAKAAPALAHSVPSVAYSAPALAHSVPSVAYSAPAVSYSSPSVAYSAPSVAYTAPSVAYSSPAVAYSAPVVTKTIAQPVVSSYAAPAW from the exons ATGGCTTTCAAA CTCATCGTCTTTACCACTATTTTGGCCTTCGCCAACGCTGGTTTTCTCCACCAACCCGCCGCTCTTTCCTATTCTGCTCCAGCAATTACCAGTTACGCCGCCCCAGCCATAACCAGCTATGCTGCCCCAGCCGTAGCTGCCTACTCGTCCCCAGCTGTGGTCTCCAAATCGGTCAGCTCTACCTACCAGAGCCACCCAACTCAAATCGCCACCAGCTACGCCGCAGCTGCTCCCATCGTCTCGAAATCCATCGTTGCCCCAGCTCCAGCTTTCGTGTCAACTTACTCCGCCCCAGCCCCCGTTTTGGCTAAAACTTACGCCGCCCCTGTAGCCACCTATGCCGCCGCCGCCCCAGTTGTCGCCTCTTATTCTGCCCCTTCAGTGTCCAAATCCGTGATTTCAACCTACACCACCCACTCAGCACCCTCTGTAGTATCCGCCTATTCTGCTCCTATCTTAGCTAAGGCATCTCCAATAGTCAGCAGTTACTCTGCTCCGGCTGTAGCCTACAGTTCCCCAGCTGTGGCCGCCTACTCTACGCCATTTGTAGCTAAGGCTGCTCCAGCTCTGGCTCACTCTGTGCCTTCTGTGGCCTACTCTGCTCCAGCTCTGGCTCACTCTGTTCCTTCTGTGGCCTACTCTGCTCCAGCAGTGTCCTACTCCTCTCCTTCTGTAGCATACTCTGCACCCTCAGTAGCCTACACCGCTCCATCTGTAGCGTACTCTTCCCCAGCTGTAGCCTACTCTGCTCCTGTGGTGACCAAAACTATTGCTCAACCTGTAGTATCCAGCTATGCTGCCCCCGCTTGGTAA
- the LOC136349063 gene encoding PI-PLC X domain-containing protein 1-like isoform X2 — MLQCRRVALETTLASCGKVHLTVSSLQDNYLELNWVTKNCNNFTYPDYIVLTNRNTRDEDQRALVEIRALDYPGGYYKTRIKFREPWLPGKWEYDRNEARADEGPHCLPFWISSKKYQMIIDSRCLEIQPTWMFDNRQYLGRKKIGNLFIPGTHNSGSHKGIISYFEGYVLNQDQSVWRQLVYGIRYLDLRIGFVPEGGFYIYHDHVKVTKIEPILEEIRKFAELAPQEIIFVDFHRFPFPTNFSRALHNRFTEILHAYLGDFAVIPSGLQAGSGPTLNEIWSQNKSIIISYADRSTVNHTPWLWHPIKQFWGDTNQLPTLKEYLYSALYQHKSNTNPMWALMAELTPQPWDVILRKNNLRELAQKVNKEVTKWVRDEWFNEVNIVASDYFLGNDLIRVAIEGNKANPY; from the exons ATGCTTCAGTGCCGGAGAGTAG CCCTTGAGACGACATTAGCGTCTTGCGGCAAAGTCCACCTCACGGTTTCATCTTTGCAAGACAATTATTTAGAACTGAATTGGGTCACCAAGAATTGCAACAATTTCACCTATCCAGATTACATTGTGTTGACCAACAGAAACACTAGAGAT GAAGACCAGCGAGCATTGGTGGAAATAAGAGCTCTGGATTATCCTGGAGGATATTACAAAACTCGGATAAAATTCAGGGAGCCATGGCTGCCAGGTAAATGGGAATACGACAGAAACGAAGCGAGAGCCGACGAGGGGCCCCATTGTCTGCCGTTCTGGATATCATCCAAGAAGTATCAAATGATTATAGATTCCAGGTGTCTGGAAATTCAACCCACATGGATGTTTGACAACAG GCAGTATCTTGGCaggaaaaaaataggaaacttATTCATTCCAGGCACACACAATTCGGGATCTCACAAAGGGATAATCTCCTATTTTGAAGGGTACGTTCTGAACCAAGACCAGAGCGTGTGGCGGCAGTTAGTCTATGGAATTAGATACCTGGACCTGCGTATTGGTTTCGTTCCCGAAGGAGG GTTTTACATCTACCACGATCACGTTAAGGTGACGAAAATAGAGCCGATTTTGGAGGAAATTCGCAAGTTTGCGGAATTAGCGCCGCAGGAGATCatatttgttgattttcacaGATTCCCGTTTCCCACTAATTTCAGCAGAGCATTGCACAATAGGTTCACCGAAATCTTACATGCTTATCTTGGAGATTTCGCAGTTATTCCGTCGGGACTGCAGGCGGGAAGTGGGCCTACGCTGAACGAAATTTGGTCGCAGAATAAGAGCATTATAATCTCGTATGCAGATAGATCAACAGTCAATC ATACCCCCTGGCTGTGGCATCCCATCAAACAGTTCTGGGGAGATACTAACCAGCTGCCGACCCTCAAAGAGTACCTCTACAGCGCCCTGTACCAGCACAAGAGCAACACCAACCCAATGTGGGCCTTGATGGCTGAGTTGACGCCTCAGCCGTGGGACGTTATTCTTCGGAAAAACAACTTGAGGGAATTGGCCCAGAAGGTCAATAAAGAAGTAACCAAATGGGTCAGAGACGAGTGGTTCAACGAAGTTAACATCGTAGCCAGTGATTATTTCTTGGGAAACGATTTGATACGTGTTGCTATTGAAGGGAATAAAGCTAATCCTTAttaa
- the LOC136348956 gene encoding odorant receptor 10-like — MAISLYKVAKFFMLLTGVWKIPVSQQRSLQKLYFTYSISVQVAYVSYNISMILRLFQMWGHYPMSELYTFITLTILILEINYKIMIFLKNGIPHMFKVVIEREQQVLNSGDKHMVSIYLSRVKYYKIATFCQCSCSGFGILWFVILNLYVKYAKGVNEHFMYELWFPFNKEKHDLIVTIYNVVIAFYGFLFNCASQTPLQTLMVFSTTHLRILQLNVRRCFSFNGKRSEDETTLRRLILEHKFLIRFVKDLNEAIKNTIFLEWALESLHGAGALLQIISVESIIEIPYSLMYLCLLVINLGALAWSANEVIVESQNVANAVYESNWMDQREQIKRDLLFMLMRAQKPLSIDVGRFRYMDTDAALTVCKSMWCFLNYNAKLIWEVDHVILCWKFYMQYWPKVDE; from the exons ATGGCAATAAGCCTTTACAAAGTAGCTAAATTTTTCATGCTTCTCACAGGAGTATGGAAAATTCCCGTATCTCAGCAACGTTCTTTACAAAAACTCTATTTTACATATTCAATTTCTGTTCAGGTCGCTTATGTTTCCTACAACATATCGATGATACTAAGATTGTTCCAAATGTGGGGCCACTATCCGATGTCGGAGCTTTACACATTCATAACGTTAACAAtcttaattttggaaattaactACAAAATCATgattttcctcaaaaatggAATTCCTCACATGTTTAAAGTCGTTATCGAGAGGGAGCAACAAGTTCTTAATAGTGGGGATAAACACATGGTCTCAATATATTTGAGTCGagtgaaatattacaaaatcgCCACCTTTTGCCAGTGTTCCTGCAGTGGTTTTGGTATCTTATGGTTTGTTATCCTGAACCTGTACGTAAAGTATGCCAAGGGGGTGAATGAGCATTTCATGTACGAGTTGTGGTTCCcgtttaataaagaaaaacacgaTTTAATTGTGACAATTTACAACGTAGTAATAGCGTTTTATGGGTTCTTATTCAACTGCGCGTCCCAGACTCCTTTGCAGACGTTGATGGTTTTTTCTACCACACACTTGCGAATTCTGCAGCTGAACGTGAGGAGATGCTTTAGTTTCAATGGGAAAAGAAGTGAGGACGAAACCACTTTACGCCGTCTGATATTAGAACACAAATTTCTAATTCG ATTCGTTAAAGACTTAAACGAAGCcatcaaaaatacaatatttttagaatggGCCCTGGAATCACTCCATGGGGCGGGTGCTCTTCTACAGATCATTTCGGTCGAATCGATAATTGAAATCCCTTACAGTCTGATGTACCTATGTTTACTGGTTATCAACCTAGGTGCCCTGGCGTGGAGCGCCAATGAAGTAATCGTGGAG AGTCAAAACGTAGCAAACGCAGTATACGAAAGCAACTGGATGGACCAAAGGGAGCAGATAAAAAGGGATTTGTTGTTTATGCTCATGCGAGCTCAGAAGCCTTTGTCCATTGACGTGGGGCGTTTCAGATATATGGACACGGATGCAGCTTTAACGGTATGTAAATCTATGtggtgttttttaaattataatgcCAAATTGATATGGGAGGTAGATCACGTCATTTTATGCTGGAAATTCTATATGCAATATTGGCCAAAAGTggatgaataa
- the LOC136349001 gene encoding vitelline membrane protein Vm26Ab-like, producing the protein MALKVVILAATLALATASNFESSFISSPVVPSSYSAPLISNTITPTFARSSFPISHSGPTYSAYNAPAVSAYSAPAVSGYGVPTGSSYNVPVASAPIDSTYGAPFESAPILSSYNTPVVSTYNAPIASTFSSSALSGYASSHSSVYAAPAVSPYRAPALEPYGSSW; encoded by the exons atggcATTAAAG GTCGTCATTCTGGCAGCTACTTTGGCCTTGGCTACAGCCAGCAACTTCGAATCATCATTTATTTCCTCCCCAGTGGTCCCTTCTTCCTACTCTGCGCCCCTAATTAGCAACACCATCACACCCACCTTTGCTAGATCTTCATTCCCAATCAGCCACTCCGGTCCTACTTACTCAGCCTACAATGCCCCAGCTGTGTCTGCCTACAGCGCCCCAGCTGTCTCTGGCTACGGTGTTCCAACAGGGTCCTCGTACAATGTACCAGTTGCATCAGCTCCAATTGATTCAACGTACGGTGCGCCGTTTGAATCAGCACCAATTCTTTCTTCCTACAACACCCCAGTAGTTTCGACCTATAACGCCCCAATTGCTTCAACGTTCAGCAGTTCAGCTTTATCTGGATACGCCTCCTCGCACAGTTCTGTGTATGCGGCACCGGCTGTATCTCCATACCGTGCCCCTGCTCTAGAACCTTACGGATCTTCTtggtaa
- the LOC136348929 gene encoding cuticle protein LPCP-23-like, with the protein MALKFVILAFTLACANAGDLFAQPQLHYSPAPAVSSSYFQQSSAPLTVTKTIAAQPLAYHAAPATVAVQTPHIGLTQQSLTRSLGGAQSLSTYSKAIDSAYSSVRKYDTRFTNDAIPPALYSAPAQYIARASSPLIYGAPSPVITKSYAAPAPILSYASPGPVVYGAHAPLVTKTYAAPAPVVSFASAPVISKTYSAPAPVLSYGAPTPLLTKAVSAPVVAKAAVAYSPAGLVAHTNFQGYGIEYHY; encoded by the exons ATGGCCCTTAAG ttcgtCATTCTCGCATTTACCCTCGCTTGTGCAAATGCAGGAGATCTCTTTGCTCAGCCACAACTCCACTACTCTCCAGCCCCAGCTGTTAGCTCTTCGTACTTCCAACAATCTTCAGCCCCCCTGACCGTCACCAAAACCATCGCTG CTCAACCACTTGCTTACCATGCTGCCCCAGCAACAGTAGCTGTCCAAACACCCCACATAGGGCTCACCCAGCAGTCGCTGACCAGATCCCTTGGAGGAGCCCAGTCTCTCTCCACCTACTCCAAAGCTATCGACAGTGCCTACTCTAGCGTGCGCAAATACGACACCAGGTTCACCAACGACGCCATCCCTCCCGCGCTTTACAGCGCGCCAGCTCAGTACATCGCCAGGGCTTCATCTCCACTGATTTACGGAGCACCGTCTCCAGTTATCACCAAGTCTTATGCTGCACCTGCTCCAATTTTATCCTACGCATCCCCAGGACCAGTTGTTTACGGCGCGCACGCTCCCCTGGTTACCAAGACTTATGCAGCACCTGCGCCAGTAGTCTCTTTCGCCTCTGCTCCAGTTATCTCTAAAACCTACTCTGCGCCCGCCCCAGTATTATCTTACGGAGCCCCAACTCCGTTGTTAACCAAAGCTGTTTCTGCACCGGTTGTGGCTAAGGCTGCAGTGGCCTATTCACCTGCCGGTTTAGTGGCTCACACTAACTTCCAGGGATATGGCATTGAATATCACTATTAA
- the LOC136349063 gene encoding PI-PLC X domain-containing protein 1-like isoform X1, whose amino-acid sequence MRGTFDFIGYFTLVVQVVKVYASVPETLETTLASCGKVHLTVSSLQDNYLELNWVTKNCNNFTYPDYIVLTNRNTRDEDQRALVEIRALDYPGGYYKTRIKFREPWLPGKWEYDRNEARADEGPHCLPFWISSKKYQMIIDSRCLEIQPTWMFDNRQYLGRKKIGNLFIPGTHNSGSHKGIISYFEGYVLNQDQSVWRQLVYGIRYLDLRIGFVPEGGFYIYHDHVKVTKIEPILEEIRKFAELAPQEIIFVDFHRFPFPTNFSRALHNRFTEILHAYLGDFAVIPSGLQAGSGPTLNEIWSQNKSIIISYADRSTVNHTPWLWHPIKQFWGDTNQLPTLKEYLYSALYQHKSNTNPMWALMAELTPQPWDVILRKNNLRELAQKVNKEVTKWVRDEWFNEVNIVASDYFLGNDLIRVAIEGNKANPY is encoded by the exons ATGCGTGGCACTTTCGATTTCATTGGGTACTTTACGTTGGTAGTGCAAGTGGTCAAGGTGTATGCTTCAGTGCCGGAGA CCCTTGAGACGACATTAGCGTCTTGCGGCAAAGTCCACCTCACGGTTTCATCTTTGCAAGACAATTATTTAGAACTGAATTGGGTCACCAAGAATTGCAACAATTTCACCTATCCAGATTACATTGTGTTGACCAACAGAAACACTAGAGAT GAAGACCAGCGAGCATTGGTGGAAATAAGAGCTCTGGATTATCCTGGAGGATATTACAAAACTCGGATAAAATTCAGGGAGCCATGGCTGCCAGGTAAATGGGAATACGACAGAAACGAAGCGAGAGCCGACGAGGGGCCCCATTGTCTGCCGTTCTGGATATCATCCAAGAAGTATCAAATGATTATAGATTCCAGGTGTCTGGAAATTCAACCCACATGGATGTTTGACAACAG GCAGTATCTTGGCaggaaaaaaataggaaacttATTCATTCCAGGCACACACAATTCGGGATCTCACAAAGGGATAATCTCCTATTTTGAAGGGTACGTTCTGAACCAAGACCAGAGCGTGTGGCGGCAGTTAGTCTATGGAATTAGATACCTGGACCTGCGTATTGGTTTCGTTCCCGAAGGAGG GTTTTACATCTACCACGATCACGTTAAGGTGACGAAAATAGAGCCGATTTTGGAGGAAATTCGCAAGTTTGCGGAATTAGCGCCGCAGGAGATCatatttgttgattttcacaGATTCCCGTTTCCCACTAATTTCAGCAGAGCATTGCACAATAGGTTCACCGAAATCTTACATGCTTATCTTGGAGATTTCGCAGTTATTCCGTCGGGACTGCAGGCGGGAAGTGGGCCTACGCTGAACGAAATTTGGTCGCAGAATAAGAGCATTATAATCTCGTATGCAGATAGATCAACAGTCAATC ATACCCCCTGGCTGTGGCATCCCATCAAACAGTTCTGGGGAGATACTAACCAGCTGCCGACCCTCAAAGAGTACCTCTACAGCGCCCTGTACCAGCACAAGAGCAACACCAACCCAATGTGGGCCTTGATGGCTGAGTTGACGCCTCAGCCGTGGGACGTTATTCTTCGGAAAAACAACTTGAGGGAATTGGCCCAGAAGGTCAATAAAGAAGTAACCAAATGGGTCAGAGACGAGTGGTTCAACGAAGTTAACATCGTAGCCAGTGATTATTTCTTGGGAAACGATTTGATACGTGTTGCTATTGAAGGGAATAAAGCTAATCCTTAttaa